The genomic DNA ATGGAACCCTTAAACACCTCGACCTCTTTGCCGGATGTGGGGGATTCACCCTGGCCGCAGAACAAACCGGAGGAAAAATACAAACAACTCAGTTTGTTGAAATCGACCCCGACTGCCATACCGTCCTCCAAGACCACTGGCCCCAGGGTGAAAATAAAACTTCAATGGCCCTTACCAGAAGTCCGTCGTCGGCGCACAAGGGGTCAAGGTAGCGGTTACATCCAATTGCACTATTGCGAAAAACAGACCCGCTCCGGCAAAAAATCCTATGAGCAGTACTATTATCACTATGAGCTGGAGATAAAGGGAAAACGGGTGAAACGCTCTGCCTATATCCCCAAGGATAAGTTTGATGTGGTGCAGGAATGGGATAGAAAAAAACTCGATGTAACCGTCATTCTGCAATACCTTGGCAAAGATTGTACTAATCTATGAAGCCCTCCTAACGCCCGCCGGCGACAGCTCACTTTTTGAGGGATTTTGAACTAACCAATTATAATGGCTGTCTAAATGGTTAGACGCTTATCTGTCTGTATTGTTAGCCGTTTAAACACTTAAGGTTAAAGTCAAGTGAGCGTTTCCCTGTTTAACTGTCTAGACGTTTGAAATAATCGACTAACAGCTCCTCCACCAATTCGGACATATCTTGCTCAGTGCTTAAGGTATGGGTGCGTAATCTTAGGTGGGTGGCTTTGGAAAGGTAGAGGGTTGTTTTTTTGAAATTGGGATCTTTGCTTTTGGCGATTGCTGCTTCTGGTTTTTTCTCTGAAGTAGTTGATTCCGCCTGAGCAAAATTCTCAAAGCCTGCAAAGCGATTTTTTTCCTTAGCCATAAATTTCACCTCCTACGGTTTTGTAATCATTCCAACCGGCCCCCGCATATCGATCGCCTTTGACATCGCGAACAACACAACCCTCTAAGGCGGCTTTGGGAAAAGCAGCATATCGAGTGATCATGCGTTTAAAAACAGGCAATCCTAAGCTTTGGAGATATTCTTTGGCCTCGGTTCCTGCTGTGGAAGGTTTTGGTGGAACAATGGTCATCAATATCCGAAAGTTTGGAATGTTTAGCTGTTTAAACGTCTGGATGTTTGCCTGTAATGCCCCCATGGAAAGGGCATCGGGGGAGGTTGGCAAGATCATGAGGTCGCATCCCCTAGCAAGGGAGCGAATTTCTTCAATCTCTGGCCTAGCTGGGGTATCAACAACGATATGTTCATAATTACGGGCCGCTTTTAATCCTTCCCGCTCATCGACAACAGGGAAATCTAGCTTTTCGTGGGATGCCCACAGCAATGCCGAACGGTTTAAGTCCCCATCAATTAGGATTGTTGGAGCTTTGTTATTGAGGTAGGCCGCCAAGTGAATAGAGCTTGTGGTTTTACCTACCCCACCTTTAAAGGCAGTAACGGTGATAATCATTGGATAGTTAAATGTTTAAAAGTTTAGACGTTTAACTGTATAAACTTTTGAATGTCTAAAAGGGGAGACGTTTAGGATTGTAAAATGTTGCCAGGGTGTTTAAAAAAATTACTAAGGGTTAAGAGTGGTAGTTGAATTTTTTACTAGGGGTTTGAAATGAAAGATAACCGCTATCCCCCCGATTGGAAGGCGATCGCCCTCGACAAAAAGCAGTCCGTTGGTTGGGTCTGTGAACGGTGTGGGGCGCAATGTCTCAAGCCTGGGGAGGGGAAGGGTCTGCTAAAGGAAGAACGGTATAGGCTTAGGATGGCGGTGCATCACTGCGATTATGATCCAGGGAATAATGCACCGGAAAACTTAATGGCCCTATGCTCCCCTTGCCATCTTCACTATCACCTCAGGCAACGGCGAAATGTTTCACTGGGGCAATTATCGTTGGAATTTTACTAGGGGTTTAGAATGCCCAGAACTCCTGACTGTGACCGATGCCAGTTTTAGCCAAGACTCTATAAATAACCTCTTGTTTAACTATCACGATTTGTTAAGACTTTGCAACGGCTGAACTACTTTTGCGCTAGTATTCTGTCAGACAGTAAAAAACTATCGTCAGTTATGGAAAGTCGCCGTTTATCTATCCGGGTTCCAGACCCTTTACTTGCTCGGTTAGAGTCCTACCTTGACCACCAGGGCTTGACAGTGACCGAGGGGGTTTTGGCCGCGATCGCCTCTTATGTGGGCGATAACGACAGGTTGCCTCTGGTTGAGAGGGTTAGTCGGTTGGAGAAAAGGTTGGCAATTTTGGAAGGGAAGGGTTAGATGGGATTTGCTCAAGCTAAGTTTCAAGCGGTAATGATTGGTAGTGAAGAACAGCGAGTGGAGGCACTGCGACAATTACTTGATTATCCTGTCAAAGAGAAGGACTCAGAGGGTTCTCGATTTTGGTATTTACGTCCCGGAAGCGATGAGTTAGAAGCAGAAAATACTTGCCCGATCGCCGTTGGATTTTTTAAGGAATTGAATCAGGGAGCTAAGAGAGAGATTGAGCAGTGGCTAACAGAGGATGACCAGGATAAGCAAATTCGAGGGCATTATACGGGTCGGATTGCGACGGAACAGCCTGTTATGTATATTTTGTTGCCGGAGGGAAATAGTCAGGGCAATGTGGCTTTGGTGTTGCCAACTGAAAGCCGACTAAGACAACGGAGCATTCAAGTTTTTGACTGGACTGCTAAAGATTTACAAGCCCGTTTGCATCGGCTGAGTTGGGAGTCATTAGCCCAGAAGGTTACAGAAAAGATCACAGGGTTTGTCCCCCAGGTTGACTGGATATTTTTCAAACCAGCGGCAACCGCGAAAGAATTGGCTCAATTGTTGGCCGCTGTGGCCCGACGGATTGAACAGGCTATGCCAGATGTTTATGAAGCGGAAGGGGAGGATGGTTATCTCCACAATTTATTAAAAAGTTTTCGGAAGGAGTTGATCGCTAACCTCAAACTCAAGGCGGATAACGATAAGGATTATAGTTTTGCGGATATTTACGCCCAAACTATTGCCTATGGATTATTTACCGCAAGGGTCTTCAGTTTTGTCAAAAATCCCAAGGCTGATTTCAGTCGGGATGGGGCATGGTCACAGTTACCCGAAACCAACCCGTTCCTACGGCAATTATTTAAGGATATTAGTGAACAGTCACCGGAGAATTTAGGTGATGAATTGGTAGATGCCATCGGTGAGGCGATCGCCATTCTTCGGGCGGCGGAAATGGATGCAATTTTGGCGGACTTCCGTAGCAAGATGAACCGGGAAGATATTGTTATTCGCTTTTATGAGGATTTCCTAGCGGCCTATAAACCGACAATGCGGGAACGTCGGGGGGTTTACTACACCCCTGAGCCGGTGGTGTCCTACATGGTGCGGTCAGTAGATGAGTTGATTAAGGATAAGTTTGATAAACCGTTGGGCATTGCTGATCCAGAGGTGATGATTCTTGATCCTGCTTGTGGAACGGGGACTTTCCTTTTATGGATTTTCAAGTTGATTCATGAGCGCCATCAAGCCAATCCTGAAGCGTTTGAGTATTCAGACTGGAATGATTATGTTGATCATTGTTTATTACCCCGTATTTTTGGTTTTGAGTTGTTGATGGCTCCCTATGCCATTTGTCACCTTAAGTTGGGGTTATTTTTGGAGGAGTCGGGTTATCGGTTTGAGAGTGGTCAACGGTTAGGAGTGTATTTAACAAACAGCCTTGATGATTCTATTAGCAAATCTGAATTTCTATTTGATGAGTTTATTGCAAATGAATCTAGTGAAGCGGCTGAAATTAAAAAAACAAAGCCAATTTCAGTGGTGTTAGGTAATCCTCCTTATTCTGCTAAATCTGCCAATTTGGGAGAGAAAGTAAGAAAAATTGTCGAACCATATCGCTACGTAGATGGCGAAAAAATAATAGAAAAGAGTGCTTTGCAATTTGAAAAAAATATTCAAGAGGATTATGTAAAGTTTTTTGCCTTCTCTCAAAAGATTATTGGGAAATTACACAATGCAATTCTAGCCTTTATTACTAATAATAGTTTTTTAGACTCTATCACTTTAAGGGGGTTAAGAAGCAGTCTCTTAGATGAATTTAATTCTATTAAAATTTTAGATTTACATGGTGATACTGATAAACGAGAACTAGACTTGAAAGGTGATCCCGACAAAAATGTTTTTGATATTAAGCAGGGGGTTGCAATATCCATTATGATTAAAAATAGCAAATCTCAATTGAAAACAAAAGTAGATTTAGAATGCTATGATATTTTGGGAACAAGAATAGAAAAATATAATTTTTTGGAATCAAAAAGTATTAGTCAAATAAAATGGAAAAAAATAAAATATATTAAACCCAAGTATTTTTTTAAGTTACTAGATGAAAGATTATTTGATGAATATTCAAAAATCTCTTATATCAAAGATATATTTAAAGTAAACTCAACAGGATTTGAATCTGGTAAAGATGAGATATTGACAGATTTTTTAAAGGAAAGCTTAGAAAATAAAATAATATTTTTTGTTCAAAAAAGTATTCAGGAAGTCACTGATAAATTTAACATTGTAAGTGGATGGGGATTAGAACTTGTAGAAAAACGCAATTTAATCGTAGAGAATAACAACTTTCAAAGTAAATTTATAGATTTCCTTTTTACTCCTTTTGATATCCGCAAAACTTTTTATCAAAAAAATTTACTAAAAACAAACAGTTTTAGTGCAGGGAAGCATTTAATATATGGAAAAAATATAAGCTTATTAGTTATGAGGCAAGTATCAATACATGGAGAATTTACTCATGTTTTTGCTTCGCAAATAATTCCTAATAATAGAGCTTTTTATAGCAAAAAAGGTAAAATAAGCTATTTTCCTCTCTATCTCTATCCAGATCCGAATCGTCCCTCAGAACTTCAAGAAGAAAAACGTCCTAATTTTTCACTAAATTTTCCTAAAATTATAGAATCAAAACTAAGCTATCTCCCTACACCAGAAGCCATCTTTTACTATATCTACGGTATCTTCTACTCCCCCACCTACCGCA from Synechocystis sp. PCC 6714 includes the following:
- a CDS encoding HNH endonuclease; its protein translation is MKDNRYPPDWKAIALDKKQSVGWVCERCGAQCLKPGEGKGLLKEERYRLRMAVHHCDYDPGNNAPENLMALCSPCHLHYHLRQRRNVSLGQLSLEFY
- a CDS encoding type ISP restriction/modification enzyme, which produces MGFAQAKFQAVMIGSEEQRVEALRQLLDYPVKEKDSEGSRFWYLRPGSDELEAENTCPIAVGFFKELNQGAKREIEQWLTEDDQDKQIRGHYTGRIATEQPVMYILLPEGNSQGNVALVLPTESRLRQRSIQVFDWTAKDLQARLHRLSWESLAQKVTEKITGFVPQVDWIFFKPAATAKELAQLLAAVARRIEQAMPDVYEAEGEDGYLHNLLKSFRKELIANLKLKADNDKDYSFADIYAQTIAYGLFTARVFSFVKNPKADFSRDGAWSQLPETNPFLRQLFKDISEQSPENLGDELVDAIGEAIAILRAAEMDAILADFRSKMNREDIVIRFYEDFLAAYKPTMRERRGVYYTPEPVVSYMVRSVDELIKDKFDKPLGIADPEVMILDPACGTGTFLLWIFKLIHERHQANPEAFEYSDWNDYVDHCLLPRIFGFELLMAPYAICHLKLGLFLEESGYRFESGQRLGVYLTNSLDDSISKSEFLFDEFIANESSEAAEIKKTKPISVVLGNPPYSAKSANLGEKVRKIVEPYRYVDGEKIIEKSALQFEKNIQEDYVKFFAFSQKIIGKLHNAILAFITNNSFLDSITLRGLRSSLLDEFNSIKILDLHGDTDKRELDLKGDPDKNVFDIKQGVAISIMIKNSKSQLKTKVDLECYDILGTRIEKYNFLESKSISQIKWKKIKYIKPKYFFKLLDERLFDEYSKISYIKDIFKVNSTGFESGKDEILTDFLKESLENKIIFFVQKSIQEVTDKFNIVSGWGLELVEKRNLIVENNNFQSKFIDFLFTPFDIRKTFYQKNLLKTNSFSAGKHLIYGKNISLLVMRQVSIHGEFTHVFASQIIPNNRAFYSKKGKISYFPLYLYPDPNRPSELQEEKRPNFSLNFPKIIESKLSYLPTPEAIFYYIYGIFYSPTYRTRYAEFLKIDFPRVPLTSDDRLFRQLADYGEQLVGLHLMTSPTLDKVITEFTEIGDRTVAPGHPKYSDGKVNINKQGDGFVGVPEEVWNFYVGGYQVCQKWLKDRKGRVLSDEDILHYQKIVVALQETIKLMQLIDEAIPSWPIE
- a CDS encoding ParA family protein codes for the protein MIITVTAFKGGVGKTTSSIHLAAYLNNKAPTILIDGDLNRSALLWASHEKLDFPVVDEREGLKAARNYEHIVVDTPARPEIEEIRSLARGCDLMILPTSPDALSMGALQANIQTFKQLNIPNFRILMTIVPPKPSTAGTEAKEYLQSLGLPVFKRMITRYAAFPKAALEGCVVRDVKGDRYAGAGWNDYKTVGGEIYG